The Mytilus trossulus isolate FHL-02 chromosome 13, PNRI_Mtr1.1.1.hap1, whole genome shotgun sequence genome has a segment encoding these proteins:
- the LOC134694363 gene encoding uncharacterized protein LOC134694363 has translation MITVSILLAITVHLQIVSGVLNDIVPIRAHRGEKVVLKCSSSGTEKTWFGPDLNDSAHERTLMYFSNHLKNPKLNLSNYFVQANEGNYDLTIFNFQKGGIGLYRCKFLNNRTFDETKYNVSLLDDVVETSKDYEDRKNLENTPGIQVNVKETSSQCKYIGNIQQTRYFFKICFVLFSMKYNPMFHKAIVL, from the exons GAGTTTTAAATGATATAGTACCAATCAGGGCTCATAGAGGAGAAAAGGTGGTTTTGAAATGTTCCAGTTCCGGAACTGAAAAGACTTGGTTCGGACCAGATCTCAACGATTCTGCTCATGAAAGAACATTGATGTATTTTTCGAATCATCTTAAAAACCCGAAACTGAATCTATCCAATTACTTCGTTCAGGCAAATGAAGGAAACTATGACTTAACTATTTTCAATTTCCAAAAGGGAGGTATAGGTCTTTATCGATGCAAATTTCTAAATAACAGAACGTTTGACGAAACTAAGTATAATGTTTCCTTATTAG ACGACGTCGTTGAAACATCCAAGGACTATGAAGACAGAAAGAATTTAGAAAACACACCAGGCATTCAAGTAAATGTCAAGGAAACCAGTTCTCAATGTAAGTACATAGGAAATATCCAGCAAACACgatactttttcaaaatctgttttgtgttattttcaatgaaatataatcCAATGTTTCATAAAGCAATAGTTTTATGA